A genomic segment from Bradyrhizobium diazoefficiens USDA 110 encodes:
- the dapA gene encoding 4-hydroxy-tetrahydrodipicolinate synthase codes for MAAKTKFRGSFTALVTPFKNGSLDEAAFRSLVNWQISEGTNGLVPVGTTGESPTLSHDEHKKVVEWCIEEAKGRVPVVAGAGSNSTKEAIELAQHAEKAGADAVLVVTPYYNKPTQEGMYQHFKAINDAIGIPIIIYNIPPRSVIDMSVDTMKRLWELKNIAGVKDATASMVRVSQQRAAMGEDFNQLSGEDATILGYMAHGGHGCISVTSNVAPRLCSEFHTAWQKGDHATALKLHDKLMPLHNNLFIESNPAPIKYAMSLLGKLDETLRLPMVPVTEPTRVAVRSAMVHAGLIN; via the coding sequence ATGGCAGCCAAGACGAAATTCCGGGGGTCGTTCACCGCCTTGGTCACGCCGTTCAAGAACGGCTCGCTCGACGAGGCAGCGTTCCGCTCCCTGGTCAACTGGCAGATTTCCGAGGGCACCAACGGACTGGTCCCGGTCGGCACGACAGGCGAGAGCCCGACGCTCAGCCATGACGAGCACAAGAAGGTCGTCGAGTGGTGCATCGAGGAGGCCAAGGGCCGCGTGCCCGTGGTTGCCGGTGCCGGCTCCAACTCGACCAAGGAGGCGATCGAGCTGGCCCAGCACGCCGAGAAGGCGGGCGCGGACGCCGTGCTGGTGGTGACGCCTTACTACAACAAGCCGACCCAGGAAGGGATGTACCAGCACTTCAAGGCGATCAACGATGCGATCGGGATTCCAATCATCATTTACAACATCCCGCCGCGCTCGGTGATCGACATGTCGGTCGACACCATGAAGCGGCTGTGGGAGCTGAAGAACATCGCCGGCGTCAAGGACGCCACCGCCAGCATGGTCCGCGTGTCGCAGCAGCGTGCCGCGATGGGCGAGGACTTCAACCAGCTCTCGGGCGAGGATGCGACCATCCTCGGCTACATGGCCCATGGCGGCCACGGCTGCATCTCGGTGACCTCGAACGTCGCACCGCGCCTGTGCTCGGAGTTCCACACCGCCTGGCAGAAGGGCGATCACGCCACCGCGCTGAAGCTGCACGACAAGCTGATGCCGCTGCACAACAACCTCTTCATCGAGAGCAATCCGGCGCCGATCAAGTACGCGATGTCGCTGCTCGGCAAGCTTGACGAGACGCTGCGGCTGCCGATGGTGCCGGTGACCGAGCCGACGCGCGTTGCCGTGCGCAGCGCCATGGTTCACGCTGGCCTGATCAACTGA
- a CDS encoding lytic transglycosylase domain-containing protein, translated as MAGLSVGCAAWAKSNETPAEGAKDTAKPAAKDAAKGSGKGSAKETAKETTKGTGKDTAKGASKGAAGAPAKDAAKKPAQNAGKDAGKEPAKDPAKNKPKPAAAAPAPKSQPTATGSPPKAAPAPAATATVRPAAPPAAKPIAAPVLAPATRQHAAPRRPVTPAAIAATSSTSQADKDTLESVIELVRKRKAGDATNAAATISDPVARKLAEWIILRSEDNGATVERYRAFLSANPSWPSQTFLRRRLEAAMWDDRRDDSVAWSWFENESPVSAKGRFTLAKAMLARGDRANAERLVREAWRSDPMSEDTENNALDQFGALLTPGDQKARMDTLLYGSENEAALRAAKRLGAGYVALAKARIASVKKAPNTRALLEAVPRELHNDPGFLFSKIQLLRREEKFAEAAQLMLSAPKDPNRLYNLDEWWIERRLLARKMIDTEEFRSAYLIARDAALPSRDIYKTEQEFTAGWIALRFLNDPATATQHFARIGVGSVNPTTLARAGYWQGRAAEAAGRQQEARNAYARAAEQSTSYYGQLARAKLGLPQIELNSQPRGRGAERLEIVRAAQLLYELDEREMAVPMLADMGENGDPEALTGLGELTQRYSDARGMLLVGKAALNRGLPFDFYAYPVNGIPQFTPIGPEVERSIVYAIARQESAFNPSVVSPAQAYGLMQVTPDAARYVCKRHGATYDLGRLKNDSAYNATLGSAELGGLLEDYRGSYIMTFAAYNAGRGSVKKWVDRYGDPRDPKVDAVDWVELIPFSETRNYVQRIMENLQVYRARFGGGTRLQIEADLRRGAGSVE; from the coding sequence ATGGCAGGGCTGTCTGTCGGCTGCGCCGCCTGGGCCAAGTCCAATGAGACACCTGCGGAAGGGGCCAAGGACACTGCGAAGCCAGCCGCCAAGGACGCCGCGAAGGGATCCGGCAAAGGATCGGCCAAGGAAACAGCTAAGGAAACCACCAAGGGAACCGGCAAGGACACAGCGAAGGGCGCAAGCAAGGGGGCGGCTGGCGCCCCGGCCAAGGATGCCGCGAAGAAACCAGCCCAGAATGCCGGCAAGGACGCTGGCAAGGAACCCGCCAAGGACCCCGCCAAGAACAAGCCCAAGCCTGCGGCAGCGGCGCCGGCGCCAAAATCGCAGCCGACCGCCACCGGCTCTCCCCCCAAAGCGGCACCCGCGCCGGCCGCAACGGCCACCGTCAGACCCGCTGCCCCTCCGGCCGCCAAACCGATCGCAGCTCCTGTGCTGGCGCCCGCGACCCGCCAGCACGCGGCACCTCGCAGGCCGGTGACGCCGGCCGCGATCGCTGCGACCTCGTCGACGTCGCAAGCCGACAAGGACACGCTGGAGAGCGTCATCGAACTCGTGCGCAAGCGCAAGGCGGGCGACGCCACCAACGCCGCCGCCACGATCTCGGATCCCGTCGCGCGAAAGCTCGCGGAATGGATCATCCTGCGCAGCGAGGACAATGGCGCGACCGTCGAGCGCTATCGCGCCTTCCTCTCCGCCAATCCGAGCTGGCCGTCGCAGACCTTCCTGCGCCGCCGCCTCGAGGCTGCGATGTGGGACGACAGGCGCGACGATTCAGTTGCGTGGTCGTGGTTCGAGAACGAATCCCCGGTGTCCGCGAAGGGCCGCTTCACGCTCGCCAAGGCGATGCTGGCGCGCGGCGACCGCGCCAATGCCGAGCGGCTGGTGCGCGAGGCCTGGCGCAGCGATCCGATGTCGGAGGACACCGAGAACAACGCGCTCGACCAGTTCGGCGCCCTGCTGACGCCGGGCGATCAGAAGGCGCGGATGGACACCCTGCTCTACGGCAGCGAAAACGAGGCCGCGCTGCGCGCCGCAAAACGCCTCGGCGCCGGCTATGTCGCGCTGGCCAAGGCCCGCATCGCCTCGGTCAAGAAGGCGCCGAACACGCGTGCCCTGCTCGAGGCCGTGCCGCGCGAGCTGCACAATGACCCCGGTTTCCTCTTCAGCAAGATCCAGCTGCTGCGCCGCGAGGAGAAGTTTGCCGAGGCCGCCCAGCTCATGCTGTCGGCGCCGAAGGATCCGAACCGGCTCTACAATCTCGACGAATGGTGGATCGAGCGGCGCCTGCTCGCGCGCAAGATGATCGACACCGAGGAGTTCCGCAGCGCCTATCTGATCGCGCGCGACGCGGCGCTGCCCTCGCGCGACATCTACAAGACCGAGCAGGAGTTCACGGCAGGCTGGATCGCGCTGCGCTTTCTCAACGATCCGGCGACCGCCACCCAGCATTTTGCCCGCATCGGCGTCGGCAGCGTCAATCCGACCACGCTGGCGCGCGCCGGCTATTGGCAGGGCCGCGCGGCGGAAGCGGCGGGCCGCCAGCAGGAGGCGCGCAACGCCTATGCGCGGGCTGCCGAACAATCCACGAGCTATTACGGCCAGCTCGCACGCGCAAAACTCGGCCTGCCGCAGATCGAGCTCAACAGCCAGCCGCGCGGGCGCGGCGCTGAACGGCTGGAGATCGTGCGCGCGGCGCAACTGCTCTACGAGCTCGACGAGCGCGAGATGGCCGTGCCCATGCTCGCCGACATGGGCGAGAACGGCGATCCCGAGGCGCTGACCGGCCTCGGCGAGCTGACCCAGCGCTACAGCGATGCGCGCGGCATGCTGCTGGTCGGCAAGGCCGCGCTCAACCGCGGCCTTCCGTTCGATTTTTACGCCTATCCCGTCAACGGCATTCCGCAATTCACGCCGATCGGCCCCGAGGTCGAGCGCAGCATCGTCTACGCCATCGCCCGGCAGGAGAGCGCGTTCAATCCCTCGGTGGTCTCGCCGGCGCAGGCCTACGGGCTGATGCAGGTGACGCCGGATGCCGCACGCTATGTCTGCAAGCGGCATGGCGCGACCTACGATCTGGGGCGGCTGAAGAACGATTCGGCCTACAACGCCACGCTCGGCTCGGCCGAGCTCGGTGGGCTGCTCGAGGATTATCGCGGCTCCTACATCATGACGTTTGCCGCCTACAATGCCGGCCGCGGCAGCGTGAAGAAGTGGGTCGACCGCTACGGCGATCCGCGCGATCCCAAGGTCGATGCGGTCGACTGGGTCGAGCTCATTCCGTTCTCCGAGACGCGCAATTACGTGCAGCGGATCATGGAGAACCTTCAGGTCTACCGCGCCCGCTTCGGCGGCGGCACGCGGTTGCAGATCGAGGCCGACCTGCGCCGCGGCGCCGGCAGCGTGGAATAG
- a CDS encoding arylsulfatase produces the protein MSTGPIGGGLKRRDLLLSGSSLVAASALSAVGLTSPAQAQQPAPAPAAAGQRPNIVFIMGDDIGWFNIGAYHQGIMASRTPNLDKLAAEGMRFTDYYAEASCTAGRANFITGELPIRTGLTTVGQAGSPIGMPAQAPTIATALKSMGYTTGQFGKNHLGDLNEFLPTMHGFDEFFGYLYHLDAMEDPAHRNYPQSLLATVGPRNMVHSWATNVDDPTVQTRWGKIGKQKIEDSGPLYPKRMETVDDEILKITFDFIDKAKRDNKPFFVWLNPTRMHVVTHLSEKYENMRNSENGWSVSEGGFAQLDDIVGAVMKKLKDEGFDDNTIVAFTTDNGAENFTWPDGGQTPFAGGKGTAMEGGFRVPCMIRWPGKVPAGKVENGIMSGLDWFPTFVAAAGNPNIAGELQKGKQLGDKTYKVYLDGYNQMDLITGKGPSARHSIFYFTEGTLSAVRIDDFKYRFTDQPSGWLGGTVKVDWPILTNIRLDPFERTNLPNGAQGSLAFYNWFAYEFWRFQFVQQEVAKLAQTAIEFPPMQKGASFNLEAVKEQIEKAMQSHAGK, from the coding sequence ATGAGCACGGGACCAATCGGCGGAGGATTGAAACGCCGCGATCTCTTGTTGAGTGGTAGTTCTCTCGTCGCCGCTTCGGCGCTCTCGGCCGTCGGATTGACGAGCCCTGCGCAAGCGCAGCAGCCGGCGCCGGCGCCAGCAGCGGCTGGCCAGCGGCCAAACATCGTCTTCATCATGGGTGACGACATCGGCTGGTTCAATATCGGTGCCTACCACCAGGGCATCATGGCAAGCCGGACACCGAACCTCGACAAGCTCGCCGCGGAAGGCATGCGCTTCACCGACTACTATGCCGAGGCCAGCTGCACGGCGGGCCGCGCCAACTTCATCACCGGAGAGCTGCCGATCCGTACCGGGCTTACCACGGTCGGCCAGGCAGGCTCCCCGATCGGCATGCCGGCGCAAGCGCCGACCATTGCGACCGCGCTGAAATCCATGGGGTACACCACGGGACAGTTCGGCAAGAACCACCTCGGCGACCTCAACGAATTCCTGCCGACCATGCATGGCTTCGACGAGTTCTTTGGCTACCTCTATCACCTCGACGCCATGGAGGACCCGGCCCACCGCAATTACCCGCAATCGCTGCTGGCCACCGTCGGTCCGCGCAACATGGTTCATTCCTGGGCGACCAACGTCGACGATCCGACGGTGCAGACGCGCTGGGGCAAGATCGGCAAGCAAAAGATCGAGGACTCCGGACCGCTTTATCCAAAGCGGATGGAGACGGTGGATGACGAAATCCTGAAGATCACGTTCGACTTCATCGACAAGGCCAAGCGGGACAACAAGCCGTTCTTCGTCTGGCTCAACCCGACGCGCATGCACGTCGTCACCCACCTCTCGGAAAAATACGAGAACATGCGCAACTCCGAAAACGGCTGGTCGGTCTCCGAGGGCGGGTTTGCCCAGCTCGACGATATCGTCGGCGCCGTCATGAAGAAGCTCAAGGACGAGGGCTTCGACGACAACACGATCGTCGCGTTCACAACCGACAATGGCGCGGAGAACTTCACCTGGCCTGATGGCGGACAGACGCCATTTGCAGGCGGCAAGGGAACGGCCATGGAAGGTGGATTTCGCGTGCCCTGCATGATCCGTTGGCCGGGCAAGGTGCCGGCGGGAAAGGTCGAGAACGGCATCATGTCCGGACTCGACTGGTTCCCGACCTTCGTCGCCGCAGCGGGCAATCCGAATATCGCCGGCGAGTTGCAGAAAGGAAAGCAGCTCGGCGACAAGACCTACAAGGTCTACCTCGACGGGTACAACCAGATGGACCTGATTACCGGAAAAGGCCCGTCCGCTCGCCACTCGATCTTCTATTTCACGGAGGGCACACTGAGCGCGGTGCGCATCGACGACTTCAAATACCGCTTCACCGATCAGCCGAGCGGCTGGTTGGGCGGCACGGTCAAGGTTGATTGGCCGATCCTCACCAATATCCGCCTTGATCCCTTCGAGCGTACGAACTTGCCTAACGGCGCGCAGGGGTCGCTGGCATTCTATAACTGGTTTGCTTACGAGTTCTGGCGGTTCCAGTTCGTGCAGCAGGAGGTCGCCAAGCTTGCCCAGACGGCGATCGAGTTCCCACCGATGCAGAAGGGTGCAAGCTTCAACCTGGAAGCCGTCAAGGAGCAGATAGAGAAGGCCATGCAGTCGCACGCTGGCAAGTAG
- a CDS encoding formylglycine-generating enzyme family protein has protein sequence MYLADTKSLSGSGQSFEDPAGEGMFYVPGGTFRMGSDRHYPEEAPAHLVTVDGFWMDRTPVTNRQFRKFVNATGYVTFAEITPDAKDYPGALPHMLKAGSLVFTPPKRAVDLHNWGQWWTFKFGANWRRPYGPRSNISGLDDHPVVHVAYRDVEAYAKWAGKELPTEAEWEFAARGGLDGAEFAWGDELFPRGRHMANTWQGNFPHQNLAADGFERTSPVTAFPANGYGLHDMIGNVWEWTADWYSQKHEADALKVCCIPQNPSGGPEGASYDSCQPNLRIPRKVLKGGSHLCAPSYCRRYRPAARHAEPIDTSASHVGFRCIARKRITS, from the coding sequence ATGTATCTGGCTGATACGAAATCGTTGTCTGGCTCCGGACAATCGTTCGAAGATCCAGCAGGTGAGGGGATGTTTTATGTGCCGGGGGGCACGTTTCGCATGGGTTCGGATCGGCATTATCCGGAGGAAGCGCCGGCCCATCTCGTTACCGTTGACGGATTCTGGATGGATCGCACGCCGGTCACCAACCGCCAATTCCGCAAATTCGTGAACGCGACCGGCTACGTCACTTTCGCCGAAATTACACCTGATGCGAAGGACTATCCGGGCGCTCTGCCGCACATGCTCAAGGCCGGGTCACTGGTCTTCACGCCGCCTAAGCGAGCTGTAGACTTGCACAACTGGGGGCAATGGTGGACGTTCAAGTTCGGCGCCAACTGGCGCCGTCCCTATGGTCCGCGCAGCAACATCAGCGGGCTCGACGACCACCCGGTCGTCCACGTCGCCTACCGCGACGTCGAAGCCTATGCCAAATGGGCCGGCAAGGAATTGCCGACCGAGGCCGAATGGGAATTCGCCGCACGCGGCGGACTGGACGGCGCGGAATTCGCCTGGGGTGACGAGCTATTCCCCCGCGGAAGGCATATGGCAAACACCTGGCAGGGCAATTTCCCGCACCAGAATCTTGCGGCTGATGGCTTCGAACGCACTTCGCCCGTCACCGCATTCCCGGCCAACGGTTACGGCCTGCACGATATGATCGGTAATGTCTGGGAATGGACGGCCGATTGGTATTCGCAGAAGCACGAAGCCGACGCCCTGAAAGTCTGCTGCATCCCGCAAAATCCTAGCGGCGGGCCCGAGGGCGCGAGCTACGATTCTTGTCAGCCGAACCTCAGGATTCCACGCAAGGTGCTTAAAGGCGGCTCGCATCTTTGCGCTCCCAGCTACTGCCGCCGCTATCGTCCGGCCGCGCGTCATGCCGAGCCGATCGACACCTCAGCAAGCCATGTCGGCTTCAGGTGCATCGCCAGGAAGAGGATCACGTCATGA
- a CDS encoding porin, which produces MKLVKSLLLGSAAGLIAVGGAQAADLPVKAKAVEYVKICSLYGAGFYYIPGTDTCIKLGGYLRAEVALGTNSDFTLNQNVSTQGANGARNRLTNYYTMRAREDLNIDTRTATEYGVVRTFFDGVFSWTTGNYVGTGSATGGTAYSGALAINTPVGAAAPALFGSGGGSVNGTDGNTSAGSLGVYYAFIQFAGFTMGKAVSQFDAPWTNYPGNNFDGLVGGSGTVTGVNQFSYTADFGQGITAAFSAEDATSYYQAGNVNLTGATAAGIFGGAVGANAIGGSRSPNLVGMVRVDQAWGLFQASVAAHDNHVGYYGPSEVTGHPDDKWGWAVQLALSIKNIPTGAGDVINVSAVYTDGATRYNFQNLAGSTYVMYGSSGLAGAYGSVAAVTAPDTVFVTGGQQETIKTWGFRGAYTHNWDPYWNTAIYGAYAQAQFGSGAKTFLCGAGGLLTVGQPGLTGCNPDFNIGQVGIITRWTPVKNLTFSADLAWTNVDQKYAGTIAAGLAAVPAKPAATYEVKDQNSLVLLLRAQRNW; this is translated from the coding sequence ATGAAGTTGGTTAAGAGCCTTTTGCTCGGTTCAGCGGCGGGTCTGATCGCCGTTGGCGGAGCACAGGCAGCCGATCTCCCCGTAAAGGCCAAAGCGGTCGAATACGTGAAGATCTGCTCCCTGTACGGTGCCGGATTCTACTACATCCCGGGCACTGACACCTGCATCAAGCTGGGTGGTTACCTGCGCGCTGAAGTCGCGCTGGGCACCAACTCGGACTTCACCCTGAACCAGAACGTCTCGACCCAGGGCGCCAACGGTGCACGCAACCGTCTGACGAACTACTACACGATGCGCGCTCGTGAAGACCTCAACATCGACACGCGCACCGCGACCGAGTACGGCGTGGTCCGCACCTTCTTCGATGGCGTCTTCTCCTGGACGACCGGCAACTATGTCGGCACCGGCAGCGCCACCGGTGGCACCGCCTACAGCGGTGCGCTCGCCATCAACACTCCCGTCGGTGCAGCTGCTCCGGCTCTCTTCGGCTCCGGCGGCGGTTCGGTGAACGGCACGGACGGTAACACCTCGGCCGGTTCGCTCGGTGTGTACTACGCCTTCATCCAGTTCGCCGGCTTCACCATGGGTAAGGCGGTGTCGCAGTTCGACGCGCCCTGGACCAACTATCCGGGCAACAACTTCGACGGTCTCGTCGGCGGTTCGGGCACGGTCACCGGTGTCAACCAGTTCAGCTACACCGCTGACTTCGGTCAGGGCATCACGGCGGCGTTCTCGGCTGAAGACGCCACCTCGTACTATCAGGCTGGTAACGTCAACCTGACTGGCGCAACTGCGGCTGGCATTTTCGGCGGTGCTGTCGGCGCCAATGCCATCGGCGGCAGCAGGTCGCCGAACCTCGTCGGTATGGTTCGTGTCGACCAGGCTTGGGGTCTGTTCCAGGCGTCGGTCGCTGCGCATGACAACCACGTCGGTTACTACGGCCCGTCCGAAGTCACTGGTCACCCCGACGACAAGTGGGGCTGGGCGGTTCAGCTCGCTCTGTCGATCAAGAACATCCCGACCGGTGCGGGTGACGTGATCAACGTGTCGGCCGTCTACACCGACGGTGCGACCCGCTACAACTTCCAGAACCTCGCGGGCAGCACGTATGTGATGTACGGCAGCTCGGGCCTCGCCGGCGCCTACGGCAGCGTCGCCGCTGTCACCGCTCCGGACACCGTGTTCGTCACGGGTGGCCAGCAGGAGACGATCAAGACCTGGGGCTTCCGCGGTGCTTACACGCACAACTGGGATCCCTACTGGAACACCGCGATCTACGGTGCCTACGCTCAGGCGCAGTTCGGCTCGGGGGCCAAGACCTTCCTCTGCGGCGCTGGTGGCCTGCTCACCGTCGGGCAACCTGGTCTTACGGGTTGTAACCCCGACTTCAATATCGGCCAGGTGGGTATCATCACCCGCTGGACGCCGGTCAAGAACCTGACGTTCTCGGCCGACTTGGCCTGGACCAACGTCGACCAGAAGTACGCAGGTACAATTGCGGCGGGGCTGGCCGCTGTTCCCGCCAAGCCGGCTGCGACCTACGAGGTCAAGGACCAGAACTCGCTCGTTCTGCTCCTCCGCGCTCAGCGCAACTGGTGA
- a CDS encoding OprD family outer membrane porin: protein MHRVFRAICNRLVASAGLVAIWFCLAQPATAQELLLPASRDEIADRERLSSWTLDKFPAQPFMKEIYWDRRAQELPAFFRDSLVQYVARTYYMNRDNFDGTKSQAYAAGGWLAVRTGLIGDLFGIHAAFYGSERLFGPLDQDGTKLLAPGQNNINTLGQIYGRIQLGDQEIRGGRQLVDTPLINPQDNRMVPNTFEAATLVSLPDKDRFYDYALGYIWNIKPRDSNDFIPMSNALAGTGTEGTPFGMFRLRPIPGLVLTAMDYNVQNFINSGFGQAEYDFRQPKGMPNFILGGNVIAQTSVGDNLLAGSPFETYQASAKAQMAYAGWTLFIAGSATGNQSKIYSPFGTKPNYTDMQQVSFDNAGEKAIGGSAAYDFAAFGLPGLSTGAWYSQGWGALNPVTNVAIPDRRELDVWLQYRPTEGPLKGLRLKTQYSNVWQQGNVRPTQQEFRLIADYTVLFRPEPSVSKH, encoded by the coding sequence ATGCACCGCGTGTTTCGGGCGATCTGCAATCGCCTCGTTGCTTCAGCCGGCCTCGTCGCGATTTGGTTCTGCCTTGCGCAGCCGGCAACAGCCCAGGAGCTTCTGCTGCCTGCGTCGCGAGATGAAATCGCCGACCGCGAGCGTCTGTCCTCGTGGACATTGGACAAGTTTCCCGCTCAGCCGTTCATGAAGGAAATCTACTGGGACCGCCGAGCTCAGGAGTTGCCGGCGTTCTTCCGCGATTCACTCGTACAATACGTCGCGCGAACCTATTACATGAACCGCGACAATTTCGACGGAACCAAGTCGCAAGCTTATGCCGCAGGCGGCTGGCTTGCGGTCCGAACCGGCCTGATTGGCGACCTGTTCGGCATTCACGCCGCCTTCTACGGATCGGAGAGGCTTTTTGGTCCTCTCGATCAAGACGGTACGAAGCTGTTGGCGCCGGGCCAGAACAACATCAATACTTTGGGTCAGATCTATGGACGCATCCAACTCGGCGACCAGGAAATCCGTGGCGGACGGCAGTTGGTCGATACGCCATTGATTAATCCTCAAGACAATCGGATGGTACCGAACACGTTCGAGGCCGCGACGCTTGTATCGTTGCCAGACAAGGATCGCTTCTACGACTACGCCCTCGGTTACATCTGGAATATCAAGCCGCGCGATTCAAACGATTTCATTCCGATGTCGAATGCGCTGGCCGGAACCGGCACGGAGGGCACGCCATTTGGGATGTTCAGGCTCCGCCCGATTCCTGGCCTCGTGCTGACGGCTATGGATTACAACGTCCAGAACTTCATCAATTCCGGCTTCGGTCAGGCGGAGTATGACTTCAGGCAGCCAAAGGGGATGCCCAACTTCATCTTGGGCGGCAATGTCATCGCGCAGACGAGCGTAGGCGACAACCTGCTGGCGGGCAGTCCCTTCGAGACCTACCAGGCTTCTGCGAAGGCACAGATGGCGTATGCCGGCTGGACGCTCTTCATCGCGGGGTCTGCGACAGGGAACCAATCCAAGATCTATTCGCCTTTCGGGACCAAACCGAACTATACGGACATGCAGCAAGTGTCCTTTGACAACGCCGGCGAGAAGGCGATCGGCGGCAGCGCCGCTTACGACTTCGCGGCCTTTGGGCTCCCCGGACTGAGCACCGGTGCCTGGTACAGCCAGGGTTGGGGAGCCCTGAATCCGGTGACCAATGTCGCGATTCCCGACCGTCGAGAACTGGATGTATGGCTGCAGTATCGGCCGACCGAGGGGCCGCTGAAAGGCCTGCGACTGAAGACCCAATACTCAAACGTTTGGCAACAGGGGAACGTGCGCCCGACGCAGCAAGAATTCCGCTTGATCGCCGATTACACGGTGCTTTTCAGGCCGGAACCGTCGGTGTCGAAGCACTAG